A stretch of the Planktothricoides raciborskii GIHE-MW2 genome encodes the following:
- a CDS encoding Rieske (2Fe-2S) protein translates to MAWLKALAEDALKTGGRQVVEVAQRKILLLNHEGQVYAIANQCPHLKLPMNKGKITDGAIVCPWHRSAFDLCSGEVKDWTPFPPVVGKVMAMVSAEKTLPVFPTRIEDGSIWVDVE, encoded by the coding sequence ATGGCTTGGTTAAAAGCTTTGGCTGAAGATGCCCTAAAGACCGGAGGACGACAAGTGGTAGAAGTTGCCCAACGCAAAATTCTGCTGCTTAACCATGAGGGTCAAGTCTATGCGATCGCCAATCAATGTCCTCATTTAAAATTGCCCATGAATAAAGGCAAAATCACTGATGGTGCGATCGTCTGTCCTTGGCACCGCAGTGCCTTTGACCTTTGCAGCGGCGAAGTCAAAGACTGGACACCCTTTCCCCCGGTCGTAGGCAAAGTCATGGCAATGGTTTCCGCAGAAAAAACCCTGCCGGTTTTTCCCACTCGTATAGAAGACGGCAGTATTTGGGTTGATGTCGAATAA
- the metK gene encoding methionine adenosyltransferase, whose translation MSRRYLFTSESVTEGHPDKICDQISDTILDALLTQDPKSRVAAEVVVNTGLVLITGEITSKAQVNYVDLARKKIAEIGYTDADNGFSANSCSVLVALDEQSADIAQGVDSAAETREQKSEEELDAIGAGDQGLMFGYACNETPELMPMPISLAHRISRQLAKMRKTGELPYLRPDGKTQVTVIYEDGKPVGIDTILISTQHTATIGDLTDNTAVQAKIKADLWSAVVQPAFADIDIKPDAETKFLVNPTGKFVIGGPQGDSGLTGRKIIIDTYGGYSRHGGGAFSGKDPTKVDRSAAYACRYVAKNIVAAGLADKCEVQLSYAIGVAKPMSMMIETFGTAKVDEDKLLEVVKQHFELRPAGIIQTFNLQYLPVECGGRFFQDVAAYGHVGRTDLDLPWEKTDKVDLLKESLCLAMVS comes from the coding sequence TTGTCTCGTAGATATCTTTTTACCTCGGAATCAGTGACGGAAGGTCATCCTGATAAAATTTGTGACCAGATTTCCGATACGATTCTTGATGCTTTGTTGACACAAGATCCGAAAAGCCGTGTGGCGGCGGAAGTGGTGGTGAATACGGGCTTGGTGTTGATTACTGGGGAAATTACCAGTAAGGCTCAAGTCAATTATGTGGATCTGGCTCGGAAAAAAATCGCCGAAATTGGTTATACTGATGCGGACAATGGTTTTTCCGCGAATAGCTGTTCGGTGTTAGTCGCTCTGGATGAACAATCCGCTGATATTGCCCAAGGGGTTGACTCGGCGGCGGAAACCCGCGAACAAAAAAGCGAGGAAGAGTTGGATGCGATCGGGGCCGGAGATCAGGGTTTGATGTTTGGCTATGCCTGCAATGAAACCCCGGAACTGATGCCGATGCCCATTTCCCTGGCCCATCGGATTTCCCGGCAGTTGGCCAAGATGCGGAAAACCGGAGAATTGCCTTACCTGCGTCCCGATGGCAAAACTCAGGTGACGGTGATTTATGAGGATGGTAAGCCCGTTGGAATTGACACGATTTTGATTTCGACCCAGCATACGGCGACGATTGGCGATTTGACCGATAATACAGCGGTGCAGGCGAAGATTAAAGCAGACCTTTGGTCAGCGGTGGTGCAACCTGCGTTTGCGGATATTGATATTAAACCGGATGCCGAGACGAAGTTTCTGGTGAACCCCACGGGTAAGTTTGTGATTGGTGGACCCCAAGGGGATTCGGGGCTGACAGGTCGTAAAATTATTATTGATACTTATGGTGGCTATTCCCGTCATGGTGGGGGCGCTTTTTCCGGGAAAGACCCCACGAAGGTAGACCGCAGTGCGGCTTATGCTTGCCGATATGTGGCGAAAAATATTGTGGCCGCTGGTTTGGCGGATAAGTGCGAGGTGCAATTAAGTTATGCGATCGGGGTGGCAAAACCGATGAGCATGATGATTGAGACTTTTGGCACCGCTAAGGTGGATGAGGATAAGTTGTTGGAAGTGGTGAAACAGCATTTTGAACTGCGTCCAGCGGGGATTATTCAGACGTTTAATTTGCAGTATTTGCCCGTTGAATGTGGTGGGCGCTTTTTCCAAGATGTGGCAGCTTATGGTCACGTCGGACGGACTGATTTAGATTTGCCGTGGGAAAAAACTGATAAGGTTGATTTGTTGAAAGAATCGCTCTGTTTGGCGATGGTTAGTTAA
- a CDS encoding FAD-dependent hydroxylase produces the protein MQQDQPTVTYELTEPTSPKPGFDYDIAIVGGGISGATLAAALKDSGLKVALIEAQPQAVAASRQQVYALTLLTGQIFEQIGVWERILPKINQFNQIRLSDADHPGIVQFYPSDLNRDHLGYVAEHGPMITELQAFLHDCPNVSWICPAEVVKVDYQRDAVVIETRSLSEDNSANLSDAPLHKFRTRLLVAADGKKSPIREAAGISTKGWKYWQSCITTKIKPEKSHHNIAYEKFQYSGPFAILPLPGNRCNVVWTAPHAEAKALAELDDRQFLAELKKRYGDQMGELELLGNRFVFQVQLMQSDRYVKHRLALIGDAAHSCHPVGGQGLNMGIRDVGAIAQVLINAYKKGEDIGSETVLKRYERWRKWENLTILGFTDFLDRIFSNKWFPLVPLRRLGLWFLQNVPPIKIFALRLMTGQTGKHPQLAQR, from the coding sequence ATGCAACAGGATCAGCCAACGGTGACATATGAATTGACCGAACCAACCAGCCCCAAACCTGGATTTGACTATGATATTGCTATTGTCGGGGGGGGAATTAGTGGGGCAACCCTGGCAGCAGCATTAAAAGATTCGGGGCTGAAAGTGGCGTTGATTGAAGCCCAGCCTCAAGCTGTAGCCGCTTCCCGTCAGCAAGTCTATGCATTGACCCTGCTGACCGGGCAAATTTTTGAGCAAATCGGCGTTTGGGAGCGAATTTTGCCAAAAATCAACCAGTTTAACCAAATTCGCCTTTCTGATGCTGACCATCCGGGAATTGTGCAATTTTATCCTAGTGATTTAAATCGCGATCACTTGGGATATGTGGCAGAACATGGGCCAATGATTACGGAGTTGCAGGCATTTCTACATGATTGCCCTAATGTGTCTTGGATTTGTCCCGCTGAAGTGGTGAAAGTGGATTATCAACGAGATGCGGTGGTGATAGAAACACGGTCGCTTTCTGAAGATAATTCAGCCAATCTTAGTGACGCGCCTCTACACAAATTCCGTACTCGTTTATTAGTCGCTGCCGATGGCAAAAAATCCCCAATTCGGGAAGCAGCGGGAATTTCTACTAAAGGCTGGAAGTATTGGCAATCGTGCATTACCACGAAAATTAAGCCCGAAAAATCTCATCATAATATTGCTTATGAAAAATTCCAATATAGCGGGCCATTTGCGATTTTGCCGTTGCCTGGAAATCGTTGCAATGTTGTTTGGACAGCCCCTCATGCGGAGGCGAAAGCTTTAGCAGAATTGGACGATCGCCAATTTTTAGCGGAATTGAAAAAACGCTATGGCGACCAAATGGGAGAGTTAGAATTATTAGGCAATCGGTTTGTGTTTCAGGTGCAATTGATGCAAAGCGATCGCTATGTAAAACACCGATTAGCCTTAATTGGTGATGCCGCCCATTCTTGTCATCCCGTGGGAGGTCAAGGCTTGAATATGGGCATTCGCGATGTGGGGGCGATCGCTCAAGTATTAATCAATGCCTATAAAAAAGGGGAAGATATTGGCAGTGAAACTGTGCTGAAACGTTACGAACGTTGGCGCAAATGGGAAAACCTCACAATTTTAGGATTTACTGACTTTTTGGATCGGATATTTTCTAACAAATGGTTTCCCCTGGTGCCTCTGCGGCGACTGGGTTTATGGTTTTTGCAAAATGTACCACCGATTAAAATTTTTGCCTTGCGTTTAATGACCGGACAAACCGGAAAGCATCCGCAATTAGCCCAACGTTAA
- a CDS encoding thermonuclease family protein: MKTKTSLFGLITGIILAVFPQTVNANPLTATVEKITDGDTVVLNQGGRSITTQLACIDSPDWVNGQPESNAQNSKNRLTQLIPVGSSVQYYDLGTINSGRVLAVIFSGNRNINLLMVAEGQAQLHNSFRQTCRTSADALADAESNAKNQRLGMWNN, from the coding sequence ATGAAAACTAAAACATCATTGTTTGGTTTAATTACTGGGATAATTTTGGCAGTTTTTCCTCAGACCGTGAACGCCAATCCCTTAACCGCAACAGTGGAAAAAATTACCGATGGCGATACCGTTGTTTTGAATCAAGGAGGGAGATCGATTACCACTCAACTTGCTTGTATTGATTCTCCTGACTGGGTCAATGGACAACCAGAATCAAACGCCCAAAACTCCAAAAATCGTTTAACTCAACTGATTCCCGTTGGTTCATCGGTGCAATATTATGATTTGGGAACCATTAACAGTGGCCGAGTTTTAGCGGTGATTTTTAGCGGAAATCGTAATATTAATTTACTTATGGTCGCCGAAGGACAAGCCCAATTACATAATAGTTTCCGCCAAACTTGTCGAACCTCTGCGGATGCCCTCGCGGACGCGGAAAGTAATGCCAAAAATCAACGGTTAGGAATGTGGAATAATTAA
- a CDS encoding mechanosensitive ion channel domain-containing protein, with amino-acid sequence MSNYRNRSLTKLTTVDRLLRWIICGVLGMVLVLWISPKGMTLNLPRISDALLVSSRVGTAPSLPFVEGQLSDRQYIASVFNNWIELYLKKAKAPVTLDGQELFFVTDTAEHSAELRAQLISEKLEEAVASENPVQVKVNQSNNQLTIISLNNQQLLTVTSGDAAPRTPQERAQEWADKIQQSLTTGKQQRQFDFIVKGLIYSAAIVFAAISLHSLSDKLLRQFWQKISLPNLTEDSEQRNLINSLDLLRNLTIGTARVVIWLFAALGISNLFPVTRQWSYLIVNALITTFTSPILTLGQQAYSIPDILLLGFLLFGLVNLSWKATDLFKSRILQITGMNRGTQEVIAVIFRYSAIALGTVVVLQIWGLDLSSLTILASALGIVIGLGFQDIAKNFASGLILLFERPIQVGDFVEVGRYTGIVEYIGARSTTIRTLDRISIILPNARFLENEVINWSHSNPVSRLHIPIGVAYSSDVQVVESTLLEAAKSHPLVLLVPPPKVMFLGFGDNSLNFELLVWIDQPSELFTIKSDLNFKIQHLLLQHEIEIPFPQRDLHVRSGSIPLQISTNLEQTLIQVLQKFLAKDDR; translated from the coding sequence GTGAGCAATTACCGTAACCGAAGTCTGACTAAGCTGACCACAGTTGATCGACTTCTCCGCTGGATAATTTGTGGTGTTTTGGGAATGGTGCTGGTATTATGGATTTCGCCCAAAGGGATGACCCTTAATCTACCCAGGATTTCGGATGCATTGTTAGTTTCCTCCAGAGTGGGAACCGCACCTAGCTTGCCCTTCGTCGAGGGGCAACTTTCAGATCGGCAATATATCGCCAGTGTTTTCAATAATTGGATTGAGTTATATCTAAAAAAAGCTAAAGCCCCAGTAACTTTAGATGGTCAAGAACTGTTTTTTGTCACGGATACAGCAGAACATTCAGCAGAGCTTCGGGCGCAGTTAATTTCAGAGAAATTAGAAGAAGCTGTGGCTTCTGAGAATCCGGTACAAGTGAAAGTGAATCAATCTAATAATCAGTTGACGATTATTTCGCTCAATAACCAGCAGTTGTTGACTGTGACTTCCGGTGATGCGGCGCCCAGGACTCCCCAAGAAAGAGCTCAGGAATGGGCTGACAAAATTCAGCAGTCTTTAACTACCGGGAAACAACAACGCCAGTTTGATTTTATTGTTAAAGGATTAATTTATTCGGCGGCAATTGTGTTTGCCGCCATTAGCTTACACTCTTTATCAGATAAATTACTACGGCAGTTTTGGCAAAAAATTTCACTACCAAATCTCACGGAAGACAGCGAACAACGGAACCTGATTAACTCTTTAGATTTACTCCGTAATCTGACTATTGGCACTGCTCGCGTCGTGATTTGGCTTTTCGCCGCGTTGGGGATTAGCAATTTATTCCCGGTGACTCGACAATGGAGTTATCTGATTGTCAATGCTCTAATTACTACTTTTACTTCACCAATTCTTACCCTCGGTCAACAAGCGTATTCTATCCCGGATATTTTGCTCTTAGGTTTTTTATTATTTGGATTGGTAAATCTTTCTTGGAAAGCCACAGATTTATTTAAATCTCGGATATTACAAATTACGGGCATGAACCGAGGTACACAAGAAGTAATTGCCGTCATTTTTCGCTACAGCGCGATCGCCCTTGGCACCGTGGTTGTGCTGCAAATCTGGGGTTTAGACTTAAGTTCTTTAACCATTCTTGCCAGTGCCCTAGGTATTGTTATCGGTCTAGGTTTCCAAGATATCGCCAAAAACTTTGCCAGCGGATTAATTTTACTATTTGAAAGACCCATTCAAGTCGGTGACTTTGTAGAAGTTGGCCGTTACACTGGGATTGTTGAATATATCGGTGCTCGCAGTACCACCATCCGTACTTTAGATCGGATTTCCATTATTTTACCCAATGCTCGGTTTCTGGAAAATGAAGTGATTAACTGGAGTCATAGCAACCCCGTTTCTCGTCTGCATATTCCCATCGGAGTCGCCTATAGTTCTGATGTTCAAGTCGTCGAATCAACTCTTTTAGAAGCGGCAAAAAGTCACCCTCTCGTCTTGCTAGTTCCGCCACCCAAAGTAATGTTTTTAGGGTTTGGAGACAATTCTTTAAATTTTGAATTACTGGTCTGGATTGACCAACCTAGCGAATTATTTACGATTAAAAGCGATTTAAATTTTAAAATTCAGCATTTACTGCTTCAACATGAGATTGAAATTCCGTTTCCTCAGAGAGATTTGCACGTCCGGTCTGGCAGTATTCCCCTGCAAATTTCTACTAATTTAGAACAAACTTTAATCCAGGTATTACAAAAATTCTTAGCTAAAGATGATCGGTAA
- a CDS encoding TIGR00300 family protein, whose product MSSDIRILMCPPHHYEVDYVINPWMEGNIHKSSRDRATEQWEGLYKVLKEHAIVDLVEPQQGWPDMVFTANAGVVLGQVAVVSRFFHKERQGEEPYFKDWFQKQGYTVYELPKDLPFEGAGDALLDRGGNWLWAGYGFRSELDSHSYLAKWLDIEVVSLQLVDERFYHLDTCFCPLTGGYLLYYPPAFDFYSNRIIEMRVPAEKRIAIQEADAVKFACNAVNIGHTVVMNQVSNDLKQQLAKVGFQVIETPLNEFIKAGGAAKCLTLRSTEPIQVEHHANVPVESRIIRLEGHLLDSGLMNRALDKIVEGGGSFQVLSFQLGEQRQSTSKAEVKVSAPSHGMMEEIVSQLINLGAVNLPQDERDAQLQPVLQNGVAPDDFYVTTIYPTEVRVHGQWIRLQNQRMDGAIAITHTAEGPVARCKLLRDLEVGEDVVVDVQGIRTVRKPETRDSKQEFSFMSGSVSSERRVELVVEQVAWELRQVRDRGGKVVVTAGPVVIHTGGGEHLAKLIREGYVQALLGGNAIAVHDIEQSLMGTSLGVDMKRGVAVRGGHRHHLKVINSIRRCGSIAAAVDQGLLTRGIFYECVKNNVPFSLAGSIRDDGPLPDTQMDLIKAQAEYTHLLKNTDMILMLSSMLHSIGVGNMTPAGVKMVCVDINPAVVTKLSDRGSVESTGVVTDVGLFLSLLVQQLDKLTQPYNLTTTV is encoded by the coding sequence ATGTCTTCTGATATTCGCATTCTCATGTGCCCTCCCCACCACTACGAAGTGGACTATGTAATTAATCCGTGGATGGAGGGGAATATTCACAAATCCTCACGCGATCGCGCCACAGAACAATGGGAAGGTCTCTACAAAGTCCTCAAAGAACACGCGATCGTTGACCTGGTGGAGCCCCAACAGGGTTGGCCAGATATGGTTTTCACCGCTAATGCTGGTGTGGTTTTGGGTCAAGTGGCGGTTGTCAGCCGGTTTTTCCACAAAGAACGCCAAGGAGAAGAACCCTATTTTAAAGATTGGTTCCAAAAACAAGGCTACACCGTTTATGAATTGCCGAAAGATTTACCCTTTGAAGGGGCTGGAGATGCTTTACTGGATCGCGGCGGCAACTGGTTATGGGCGGGTTATGGTTTCCGTTCAGAACTAGACTCTCACTCTTATCTAGCCAAATGGTTAGATATTGAGGTGGTTTCCCTGCAACTGGTGGATGAACGTTTCTATCACCTAGATACTTGCTTCTGTCCTCTGACGGGAGGTTATTTACTCTATTATCCTCCGGCTTTTGACTTCTACTCCAACCGCATTATTGAAATGCGCGTACCCGCTGAAAAACGGATCGCCATTCAAGAAGCTGATGCGGTCAAGTTTGCCTGCAATGCGGTGAATATTGGTCATACGGTGGTGATGAACCAAGTCAGTAATGACCTAAAACAGCAGTTGGCGAAAGTTGGCTTCCAAGTGATCGAAACTCCTCTGAATGAATTTATCAAAGCGGGAGGCGCTGCCAAGTGTTTGACCTTGCGGAGTACGGAACCCATTCAAGTTGAGCATCATGCCAATGTGCCGGTGGAAAGTCGGATTATTCGCCTGGAAGGACATTTGCTTGATTCTGGGTTGATGAACCGGGCTCTGGATAAAATTGTGGAAGGAGGCGGCAGTTTCCAAGTCCTGAGTTTTCAGTTGGGAGAACAGCGCCAAAGTACCTCTAAAGCAGAGGTTAAGGTTTCGGCCCCGTCTCACGGCATGATGGAAGAAATCGTTTCCCAGTTAATTAATTTGGGTGCGGTGAATTTGCCCCAAGATGAACGGGATGCCCAACTACAGCCGGTGTTGCAAAATGGTGTCGCCCCAGATGATTTCTATGTGACGACGATTTATCCGACGGAAGTCCGCGTTCACGGACAGTGGATTCGATTGCAAAATCAGCGGATGGATGGCGCGATCGCGATTACCCATACTGCCGAAGGCCCGGTAGCCCGGTGCAAACTCCTGCGCGATTTAGAAGTCGGGGAAGATGTGGTGGTGGATGTGCAAGGGATCCGCACGGTACGCAAGCCAGAAACCCGCGACAGTAAGCAGGAATTTAGCTTTATGTCCGGCAGTGTGTCCAGCGAACGCCGGGTCGAGTTGGTGGTGGAACAAGTGGCTTGGGAATTGCGGCAAGTTCGCGATCGCGGTGGCAAAGTGGTCGTCACCGCAGGCCCAGTGGTGATCCATACCGGAGGTGGCGAACATTTAGCCAAATTGATCCGCGAAGGTTATGTGCAAGCCCTCCTCGGTGGGAATGCGATCGCAGTCCATGACATAGAACAATCTTTAATGGGTACTTCTCTCGGTGTGGACATGAAACGGGGAGTCGCCGTTCGCGGTGGGCACCGACATCACCTGAAAGTGATTAACTCCATTCGTCGTTGTGGCAGCATTGCCGCTGCGGTGGATCAAGGCTTACTGACTCGTGGCATTTTCTATGAATGCGTCAAGAATAATGTGCCATTCTCTCTCGCGGGTTCTATTCGGGATGATGGGCCGTTACCGGATACTCAAATGGATCTGATTAAAGCCCAAGCAGAATATACTCATCTGTTGAAAAATACCGACATGATTCTGATGTTATCGTCCATGTTGCACTCCATTGGGGTGGGCAATATGACCCCAGCAGGAGTGAAAATGGTCTGCGTAGATATTAACCCCGCAGTGGTGACTAAACTGAGCGATCGCGGTTCGGTGGAATCAACGGGAGTTGTCACCGACGTGGGTTTATTCCTCAGTTTATTAGTCCAACAGCTTGATAAATTGACCCAACCTTATAACCTGACTACTACTGTCTAA
- a CDS encoding DUF4278 domain-containing protein encodes MAWYFIIPLGLALVVYYILKHATDEIAYIATAILVVSLIVSLVIAPWQFQFLLLLLVLLSNIRIWQKTEDLEDDLSPADPKINMSYRGINYEVQPKNAIAANEEVKKAEMIIGKYRGQVLKTHSPQHTQVQSETTRNFEIQYRGIKVKPQPSSLTEVTESTR; translated from the coding sequence ATGGCTTGGTATTTTATAATTCCACTAGGACTTGCCTTAGTTGTTTACTATATTTTGAAGCACGCAACGGACGAAATTGCCTATATCGCTACGGCAATTTTAGTGGTGAGTTTAATTGTTAGTTTAGTTATCGCACCTTGGCAGTTTCAATTTTTATTGTTACTTCTAGTTCTACTGAGTAATATTCGGATTTGGCAGAAAACCGAGGATCTTGAGGATGATTTATCCCCAGCAGACCCCAAAATTAATATGAGTTATCGGGGGATTAATTATGAAGTGCAGCCGAAAAATGCTATCGCAGCTAATGAAGAGGTGAAGAAAGCCGAAATGATTATCGGCAAATATCGCGGTCAAGTGTTAAAAACCCATTCCCCTCAGCATACTCAAGTACAGAGTGAAACCACTAGGAATTTTGAGATTCAGTACCGAGGAATTAAGGTAAAACCTCAGCCATCTTCCCTGACTGAGGTGACAGAAAGTACCCGGTAA
- a CDS encoding Uma2 family endonuclease: MVHGTPPLPDHTQLPDQNGDFVKNYQEPPQGDLLTDSITPLLEQLHPDGNYCIGRDCGIYWRLPEPPESPEKGAIAPDWFYVPHVPPTIDGQVRRSFVMWKETIEPVIALEFVSGNGEEERDKTPIKGKFWVYERAIQIPFYGIYEVNKAQIEMYHLVNGRYQKMTPNSRGHYPIEPLKVELGIWQGEYQNQLFPWLRWWDADGDILLTSQESTQQERQRAEQERQRANRLAAQLRALGVEPEV, translated from the coding sequence ATGGTACATGGGACTCCCCCTTTACCCGACCATACCCAATTACCAGATCAAAACGGAGATTTTGTGAAAAATTACCAAGAACCTCCCCAGGGTGATCTCTTAACCGACTCTATTACTCCTCTTTTAGAGCAATTACATCCCGATGGTAACTATTGTATTGGTCGAGATTGTGGTATTTATTGGCGATTACCAGAGCCGCCAGAATCTCCAGAAAAGGGGGCTATTGCTCCCGATTGGTTCTATGTTCCCCATGTCCCTCCTACCATTGATGGTCAAGTTCGCCGTTCCTTTGTTATGTGGAAGGAAACCATCGAGCCTGTCATTGCCTTAGAATTTGTCTCTGGTAATGGCGAAGAAGAACGGGATAAAACTCCTATTAAGGGTAAATTTTGGGTATATGAAAGAGCCATTCAAATTCCTTTTTATGGAATTTATGAGGTCAATAAAGCCCAGATCGAGATGTATCACTTAGTCAATGGTCGCTATCAAAAAATGACTCCTAATAGCCGTGGTCATTATCCCATTGAACCCTTAAAGGTAGAGTTAGGGATTTGGCAGGGAGAATACCAAAACCAACTGTTTCCCTGGCTGCGGTGGTGGGACGCTGACGGTGACATATTGTTAACCAGTCAGGAATCCACTCAGCAGGAACGACAACGAGCCGAGCAGGAAAGACAAAGAGCGAATCGCCTTGCTGCCCAATTACGGGCTTTAGGGGTAGAACCGGAAGTTTAG
- a CDS encoding HAD family hydrolase, translating into MTIIQCRDVKFEQIQAVIFDKDGTLVDAASFWRSLGYKRSRLIDAQIPGVGDPLLMAFGIQDDRLDPDGLMAVGSRRDNEIAAAAYIAETGRGWLESLKIARQAFAEADQMFAKDAQPPLFVGCLELLKLLAEAGLKLGILSADTTQRVQQFVSHYQLSPYIQLSMGVDANLSKPDPALFLKACEALGVAPSRILMVGDSPLDMEMAKQAGAAGCIGICQGSRAGKDLQDADVTIAQLDQIQVIC; encoded by the coding sequence TTGACCATCATTCAGTGTCGGGATGTCAAGTTTGAGCAAATTCAAGCAGTTATTTTTGATAAAGATGGCACCCTGGTAGATGCGGCTAGTTTTTGGCGGAGTCTGGGATATAAGCGATCGCGCTTAATCGATGCCCAAATTCCGGGTGTGGGCGATCCCTTGTTGATGGCGTTTGGCATCCAAGACGATCGCCTCGATCCTGATGGCTTGATGGCTGTCGGTAGCCGAAGGGACAATGAAATTGCGGCAGCGGCTTATATTGCCGAAACAGGTCGAGGCTGGCTAGAATCTTTGAAGATTGCGCGTCAGGCTTTTGCGGAAGCGGATCAAATGTTCGCAAAAGATGCCCAGCCTCCTTTGTTTGTCGGCTGTTTGGAACTTCTAAAGTTACTCGCAGAGGCTGGGTTGAAGTTGGGCATTCTTTCAGCGGACACAACGCAACGGGTGCAACAGTTTGTGTCCCATTACCAGTTAAGTCCATATATCCAGCTATCAATGGGAGTGGATGCGAATCTGAGTAAACCAGATCCCGCTTTGTTTCTCAAAGCCTGTGAAGCTTTGGGGGTGGCACCGTCTAGAATTTTAATGGTGGGCGATTCGCCCTTGGACATGGAAATGGCCAAGCAGGCCGGAGCCGCTGGTTGTATTGGGATTTGTCAAGGTTCACGGGCAGGAAAAGACTTGCAAGACGCAGATGTGACGATTGCTCAACTCGATCAAATTCAAGTCATCTGCTAA
- a CDS encoding Uma2 family endonuclease has product MITSEPIILNLKTVNLSDEQFYQLCQINENWRLEQTAQGELIIMPPVGGISGNRESDLNADVVIWNRQTQLGKVFSSSTIFILPNGGKRSPDVAWVANSRWSALTVEQQEKFVPICPDFVIELRSQTDSLNQRQEKMQEYLNSGLQLGWLIDPQNQQVEIYRPNQPREIVKLPTTLSGENILPEFTLELPVF; this is encoded by the coding sequence ATGATTACCTCAGAACCGATTATTTTAAACCTAAAAACCGTCAACCTAAGCGACGAGCAATTTTATCAACTCTGCCAAATCAATGAAAATTGGCGACTAGAACAAACTGCCCAAGGAGAATTAATCATCATGCCCCCAGTTGGAGGAATTAGCGGGAACCGAGAATCGGATTTAAACGCAGATGTAGTAATTTGGAACCGTCAAACACAACTCGGAAAAGTGTTTAGTTCATCCACAATTTTCATCTTACCCAATGGGGGTAAACGCTCCCCGGATGTGGCTTGGGTTGCCAACTCTCGCTGGTCAGCCCTTACCGTGGAACAACAAGAAAAATTTGTGCCAATTTGTCCTGATTTTGTCATAGAATTAAGGTCGCAGACTGACTCATTAAACCAACGGCAAGAAAAAATGCAGGAATATCTCAATAGTGGTTTACAATTAGGGTGGTTAATCGACCCGCAAAACCAACAAGTAGAAATTTACCGACCAAATCAACCCAGAGAAATCGTTAAACTGCCCACCACTTTATCTGGGGAAAATATCTTACCGGAATTTACGCTAGAATTGCCGGTTTTTTGA
- a CDS encoding Uma2 family endonuclease: protein MITSEPIILNLKTVNLSDEQFYQLCQINENWRLEQTAQGELIIMPPVGGISGNRESDLNGFLWLWNRQTQLGKVFSSSTIFILPNGGKRSPDVAWVANSRWSALTVEQQEKFVPICPDFVIELRSRTDPLNQLQEKMQEYLNSGLQLGWLIDPQNQQVEIYRPNQPRQIVKLPTTLSGENILPEFTLELPVF, encoded by the coding sequence ATGATTACCTCAGAACCGATTATTTTAAACCTAAAAACCGTCAACCTAAGCGACGAGCAATTTTATCAACTCTGCCAAATCAATGAAAATTGGCGACTAGAACAAACTGCCCAAGGAGAATTAATCATCATGCCCCCAGTTGGAGGAATTAGCGGGAACCGAGAATCGGATTTAAACGGGTTTCTTTGGCTGTGGAACCGTCAAACACAACTCGGAAAAGTGTTTAGTTCATCCACAATTTTCATCTTACCCAATGGGGGTAAACGCTCCCCGGATGTCGCTTGGGTTGCCAACTCTCGCTGGTCAGCCCTTACCGTGGAACAACAAGAAAAATTTGTGCCAATTTGTCCTGATTTTGTCATAGAATTAAGGTCGCGGACTGACCCATTAAACCAACTGCAAGAAAAAATGCAGGAATATCTCAATAGTGGTTTACAATTAGGTTGGTTAATCGACCCACAAAACCAACAAGTAGAAATTTATCGACCAAATCAACCCAGACAAATCGTTAAACTGCCCACCACTTTATCTGGGGAAAATATCTTACCGGAATTTACGCTAGAATTGCCGGTTTTTTGA